One genomic region from Solwaraspora sp. WMMD792 encodes:
- a CDS encoding response regulator transcription factor produces the protein MTASQTEAKLLVVEDDPNILELLSASLRFAGFDVTTATSGSAALNAARERRPDLVVLDVMLPDLDGFEVIRMMREAGTRTPVVFLTARDATDDKIRGLTLGGDDYVTKPFSLEELTARIRAVLRRTSNGGQTSSRLTFADLELDEETHEVYRAGNRVQLSPTEFKLLRYLMLNANRVLSKAQILDHVWNYDFRGDDNIVESYISYLRRKIDNTQPRLIHTLRGVGYVLRKPAA, from the coding sequence ATGACCGCATCGCAGACCGAGGCGAAGCTGCTCGTCGTCGAGGACGACCCGAACATCCTCGAACTGCTCTCCGCCAGTCTGCGGTTCGCCGGATTCGACGTCACCACCGCGACCAGCGGCAGCGCCGCGCTGAACGCCGCCCGCGAGCGCCGGCCGGACCTCGTGGTGCTCGACGTCATGCTGCCCGACCTGGACGGCTTCGAGGTGATCCGGATGATGCGGGAGGCCGGCACCCGTACCCCGGTGGTCTTCCTCACCGCGCGGGACGCCACCGACGACAAGATCCGCGGGCTGACCCTCGGCGGCGACGACTACGTCACCAAGCCCTTCTCACTGGAGGAGCTGACCGCCCGGATTCGGGCGGTGCTGCGGCGTACCAGCAACGGCGGTCAGACCTCCTCCCGGCTCACCTTCGCCGACCTGGAACTGGACGAGGAGACCCACGAGGTCTACCGGGCGGGCAACCGGGTGCAGCTGTCACCGACCGAGTTCAAGCTGCTGCGCTACCTGATGCTCAACGCCAACCGGGTGCTGTCCAAGGCGCAGATCCTCGACCACGTGTGGAACTACGACTTCCGGGGCGACGACAACATCGTCGAGTCCTACATCTCGTACCTGCGCCGCAAGATCGACAACACCCAGCCCCGTCTCATCCACACCCTGCGTGGCGTCGGCTACGTGCTGCGCAAACCAGCGGCGTGA
- a CDS encoding lysophospholipid acyltransferase family protein → MAPRPLGRSPRPLGRSPRPLGHGTFWRPRSGCGAGCLPPPPTVPAADRLTRLTRLTGVLGMLAAGLVLLVLLPLLTRRLRPVAGRLWARGLLRTLGVRLRLVGRLPARAALLAANHVSWLDTLAILAVTPARLLAKREIRGWPVIGALARVGGTLFIDRDRPRTLPGTVADVAAALRAGHQIAVFPQATTTCGTAGRATSAGRCSSGAPRPAPFRPALFQAALDAEVPVVPLTLTYHFAGPAGPAATGVAATGPVPTSVAAFIGDEALWPSVRRVLGLRDLVVTLDAGAPLPPDRSRHRRALARLADRDPAPTRSALDLVG, encoded by the coding sequence ATGGCACCGCGACCGCTCGGCAGGTCACCGCGACCCCTCGGCAGGTCACCGCGACCGCTCGGGCACGGCACCTTCTGGCGACCCCGATCCGGGTGCGGTGCCGGCTGCCTGCCGCCCCCGCCCACCGTGCCCGCCGCCGACCGGCTCACCCGGCTGACCCGGCTGACCGGCGTGCTCGGCATGCTCGCCGCCGGGCTGGTCCTGCTGGTGCTGCTGCCGCTGCTCACCCGGCGGCTGCGTCCGGTCGCCGGGCGGCTGTGGGCCCGCGGACTGCTGCGTACGCTCGGCGTCCGGCTGCGGCTGGTCGGCCGGCTGCCGGCCCGGGCGGCGCTGCTGGCCGCCAACCACGTCTCGTGGCTGGACACCCTGGCCATCCTCGCCGTCACCCCGGCCCGGCTGCTGGCCAAGCGGGAGATTCGCGGCTGGCCGGTGATCGGCGCGCTGGCCCGGGTCGGCGGCACCCTGTTCATCGACCGAGACCGGCCCCGTACGCTGCCCGGCACGGTCGCCGACGTCGCCGCAGCGTTGCGCGCCGGCCACCAGATCGCGGTGTTCCCGCAGGCCACCACGACCTGCGGCACCGCCGGCCGGGCCACCTCCGCCGGCCGGTGCAGCTCCGGTGCGCCGCGCCCGGCACCGTTCCGCCCCGCGCTGTTCCAGGCCGCCCTCGACGCCGAGGTGCCGGTCGTCCCGCTCACCCTGACGTACCACTTCGCCGGCCCGGCCGGGCCGGCGGCGACCGGGGTGGCAGCGACCGGGCCGGTGCCGACCAGCGTGGCGGCGTTCATCGGGGACGAGGCGTTGTGGCCGTCGGTACGGCGGGTGCTCGGGCTGCGGGATCTGGTGGTGACGCTGGACGCCGGCGCACCGCTGCCGCCGGACCGGTCCCGGCACCGGCGGGCACTCGCCCGGCTCGCCGACCGCGACCCGGCACCGACCCGCTCTGCCCTCGACCTCGTCGGCTGA
- a CDS encoding multifunctional oxoglutarate decarboxylase/oxoglutarate dehydrogenase thiamine pyrophosphate-binding subunit/dihydrolipoyllysine-residue succinyltransferase subunit, which translates to MSTQQTSQDNPLAGFGPNEWIVDEMYQKYLTDPASVDPAWHDFFADYSPEQVASPTEAAAATATTAAARAGTDAPAARSVQQTEASAPGRGTTRRAAEPAAAKSSPTRANAPTGRTAPAGKAAPTRPAAGTESTGKTAAGKSTGGRSAATKTATKAPADKAAADKAPAGNGSMAGGSRQTPLRGVAARIVQNMDASLAVPTATSVRAVPAKLLVDNRIVINNHLARGRGGKVSFTHLIGYAMVRALVEHPEMNNSFAEIDGKPNMVAPEHVNLGIAIDLAKPDGSRTLVVPSIKACEQMDFRQFWQAYEDVVRRARRGELTMDDYNGTTISLTNPGGIGTVHSQPRLMTGQGAIIGVGAMEYPAPYAGMSEETLADLAVSKVITLTSTYDHRIIQGAQSGEFLKTMHELILGEHGFYDQLFTALRIPYEPVRWVRDVAVSSEGQINKTARVNELIHAYRVRGHLMADTDPLEFKIRKHPDLDVLQHGLTLWDLDRTFPVDGFAGQQRMKLRQILGVLRDSYCRRVGIEYMHIQDPEERRWIQERIERGYEKPDAAEQKHILNRLNAAEAFETFLQTKYVGQKRFSLEGGESLIPLLDEVLQSSARADLDEVVIGMAHRGRLNVLANIVGKPYEKIFSEFEGHLDPKSTQGSGDVKYHLGQVGKFTTPDGEHGITVSVTANPSHLEAVDPVLEGIVRAKQDRIDLKLEGYTVLPLLVHGDAAFAGQGVVAETLNLSQLRGYRTGGSVHVVVNNQVGFTTAPEHSRSSLYSTDVARMIQAPIFHVNGDDPEAVVRVARLAFEYRQAFNKDVVIDLVCYRRRGHNEGDDPSMTNPLMYAIIDSKRSVRKLYTEELIGRGDITITDAEELLRDYQTQLEQVFKATRDAATSATSRLPSRQPEPEPQVATAVDAAAVRAVGDAHVDLPEGFTPHKRIQQLLERRAKMSVSGDIDWGFSEIVAFGTLLADGVTVRLAGQDSRRGTFVQRHASVVDARTGRDYLPLASLVTDESRFFVHDSLLSEYAAMGFEYGYSVENPEALVLWEAQFGDFVNGAQSIVDEFVSSGEVKWGQRSALTLLLPHGHEGQGPDHTSGRPERYLQMCAEDNMRVAIPSTPANYFHLLRRQALSPKRKPLVVFTPKSLLRHKLCVSSVADFTSGTFQPVLPDPVADGRPEAVKRVLLCTGKIYYDLLQARAERHAVAGGNGQLDTDTAIVRMEQLYPLPVEQIRAALAGYPNAEDFAWVQEEPANQGAWSFVALNLLEHLDGVRLRRISRPAAAAPAVGSTKLHDVEQSALIDAALPRR; encoded by the coding sequence GTGTCGACCCAGCAGACTTCGCAGGACAATCCGCTGGCGGGCTTCGGCCCGAACGAGTGGATCGTCGATGAGATGTACCAGAAGTATCTCACCGATCCCGCCAGCGTAGATCCGGCTTGGCACGACTTCTTCGCCGACTACAGCCCCGAGCAGGTCGCCTCGCCGACCGAGGCGGCCGCCGCGACGGCGACCACGGCCGCCGCCCGGGCCGGCACCGACGCGCCGGCCGCGCGGTCCGTCCAGCAGACCGAAGCGTCCGCGCCGGGTCGCGGGACCACCCGCCGGGCGGCCGAGCCCGCCGCGGCCAAGAGCAGCCCCACCCGGGCGAACGCGCCGACCGGCAGGACGGCACCGGCGGGCAAGGCAGCACCGACCAGGCCGGCCGCCGGCACGGAGAGCACCGGAAAGACCGCCGCCGGCAAGTCCACCGGCGGCCGGTCCGCCGCGACCAAAACGGCGACCAAGGCACCAGCGGACAAGGCAGCAGCAGACAAGGCACCCGCCGGCAACGGTTCGATGGCCGGCGGCAGCCGGCAGACGCCGCTGCGCGGGGTCGCCGCCCGGATCGTGCAGAACATGGACGCGTCGCTGGCGGTGCCGACCGCGACCAGCGTGCGCGCGGTCCCAGCCAAGCTGCTGGTCGACAACCGCATCGTGATCAACAATCACCTGGCCCGGGGCCGTGGCGGTAAGGTCAGCTTCACCCATCTGATCGGGTACGCCATGGTCCGGGCGCTGGTCGAGCACCCGGAGATGAACAACTCGTTCGCCGAGATCGACGGCAAGCCGAACATGGTCGCGCCGGAGCACGTCAACCTCGGCATCGCCATCGACCTGGCCAAGCCGGACGGCTCCCGGACCCTGGTGGTGCCGTCGATCAAGGCGTGCGAGCAGATGGACTTCCGGCAGTTCTGGCAGGCGTACGAGGACGTGGTCCGCCGCGCCCGCCGGGGCGAGCTGACCATGGACGACTACAACGGCACCACGATTTCGCTGACCAACCCGGGCGGCATCGGCACGGTGCACTCCCAGCCCCGGCTGATGACCGGGCAGGGGGCGATCATCGGCGTCGGCGCGATGGAGTACCCGGCCCCGTACGCCGGAATGTCCGAAGAGACCCTCGCCGACCTGGCGGTCAGCAAGGTGATCACGCTGACCAGCACCTACGACCACCGGATCATCCAGGGTGCGCAGTCCGGCGAGTTCCTCAAGACCATGCACGAGCTGATCCTCGGCGAGCATGGCTTCTACGACCAGCTCTTCACCGCGCTGCGGATCCCGTACGAGCCGGTGCGCTGGGTGCGCGACGTGGCGGTCAGCTCCGAGGGGCAGATCAACAAGACGGCGCGAGTCAACGAGCTGATCCACGCGTACCGGGTGCGCGGGCACCTGATGGCCGACACCGACCCGCTCGAGTTCAAGATCCGCAAGCACCCGGACCTGGACGTGCTGCAGCACGGCCTGACCCTGTGGGACCTGGACCGCACCTTCCCGGTGGACGGCTTCGCCGGCCAGCAGCGGATGAAGCTGCGGCAGATCCTCGGCGTGCTGCGCGACTCCTACTGCCGTCGGGTCGGCATCGAGTACATGCACATCCAGGATCCGGAGGAGCGCCGCTGGATCCAGGAACGCATCGAACGCGGCTATGAGAAGCCCGACGCGGCCGAGCAGAAGCACATCCTCAACCGGCTCAACGCAGCCGAGGCGTTCGAGACCTTCCTGCAGACCAAGTACGTCGGGCAGAAACGCTTCTCACTGGAGGGCGGCGAGTCGCTGATCCCGCTGCTGGACGAGGTCCTGCAGTCCTCGGCCCGGGCCGACCTCGACGAAGTGGTCATCGGCATGGCCCACCGGGGCCGGCTCAACGTGCTCGCCAACATCGTCGGCAAGCCGTACGAGAAGATCTTCTCCGAGTTCGAGGGGCACCTCGACCCGAAGTCCACTCAGGGCTCCGGGGACGTCAAGTACCACCTCGGTCAGGTCGGCAAGTTCACCACCCCGGACGGCGAGCACGGCATCACCGTGTCGGTGACCGCCAACCCGTCGCATCTGGAGGCGGTCGACCCGGTGCTGGAGGGCATCGTCCGGGCCAAGCAGGACCGGATCGACCTCAAGTTGGAGGGCTACACCGTCCTGCCGCTGCTGGTACACGGTGACGCCGCGTTCGCCGGGCAGGGCGTGGTCGCCGAGACGCTCAACCTGTCGCAGCTGCGCGGCTACCGTACCGGCGGATCGGTGCACGTGGTGGTCAACAACCAGGTCGGTTTCACCACCGCGCCGGAGCACAGCCGCTCGTCGCTCTACTCCACCGACGTGGCCCGGATGATCCAGGCGCCGATCTTCCACGTCAACGGCGACGACCCGGAGGCGGTGGTCCGGGTCGCCCGGCTCGCCTTCGAGTACCGCCAGGCGTTCAACAAGGACGTCGTGATCGACCTGGTCTGCTACCGGCGGCGCGGGCACAACGAGGGCGACGACCCGTCGATGACCAACCCGCTGATGTACGCGATCATCGACTCCAAGCGCAGCGTCCGCAAGCTCTACACCGAGGAGCTGATCGGCCGGGGTGACATCACCATCACCGACGCCGAGGAGCTGCTGCGCGACTACCAGACCCAGCTGGAGCAGGTGTTCAAGGCGACCCGGGACGCCGCCACCTCGGCTACCAGCCGGTTGCCCAGCCGTCAGCCGGAGCCGGAGCCGCAGGTGGCGACCGCGGTGGACGCCGCCGCCGTGCGGGCGGTCGGCGACGCGCACGTGGACCTGCCGGAGGGCTTCACCCCGCACAAGCGCATCCAGCAGCTGCTGGAGCGGCGGGCGAAGATGTCGGTCTCCGGCGACATCGACTGGGGCTTCAGCGAGATCGTCGCGTTCGGCACGCTGCTCGCCGACGGCGTCACCGTCCGGCTGGCCGGCCAGGACTCCCGCCGTGGCACCTTCGTACAGCGGCACGCCTCGGTGGTCGACGCCCGCACCGGGCGGGACTACCTGCCGCTGGCCAGTCTGGTCACCGACGAGTCGCGGTTCTTCGTGCACGACTCACTGCTCAGCGAGTACGCGGCGATGGGCTTCGAGTACGGCTACTCGGTGGAGAACCCGGAGGCGCTGGTGCTCTGGGAGGCGCAGTTCGGCGACTTCGTCAACGGTGCCCAGTCGATCGTCGACGAGTTCGTCTCCTCCGGCGAGGTCAAGTGGGGGCAGCGGTCGGCACTGACCCTGCTGCTGCCGCACGGCCACGAAGGTCAGGGCCCGGACCACACGTCCGGGCGTCCGGAGCGTTACCTGCAGATGTGCGCCGAGGACAACATGCGCGTCGCGATCCCGTCCACCCCGGCGAACTACTTCCATCTGCTGCGCCGGCAGGCTCTGTCGCCGAAGCGCAAGCCACTTGTGGTGTTCACCCCCAAGTCGCTGCTGCGGCACAAGCTCTGCGTCTCCTCTGTCGCCGACTTCACCTCCGGCACCTTCCAGCCGGTGCTGCCGGACCCGGTGGCCGACGGCCGGCCGGAGGCGGTCAAGCGGGTGCTGCTGTGCACCGGCAAGATCTACTACGACCTGCTGCAGGCCCGTGCCGAACGGCACGCGGTCGCCGGCGGCAACGGTCAGCTCGACACCGACACCGCGATCGTCCGGATGGAGCAGCTGTACCCGCTGCCGGTGGAGCAGATCCGGGCGGCGCTTGCCGGCTACCCGAACGCCGAGGACTTCGCCTGGGTCCAGGAGGAGCCGGCCAACCAGGGTGCCTGGTCGTTCGTCGCGCTCAACCTGCTGGAGCATCTCGACGGCGTACGGCTGCGGCGGATCTCCCGGCCGGCGGCGGCGGCGCCGGCGGTCGGCTCGACGAAGCTGCACGACGTCGAGCAGTCCGCGCTGATCGACGCCGCGCTGCCGCGACGCTGA
- a CDS encoding HAMP domain-containing sensor histidine kinase, with product MNRPTLATAPVTGWLRGVPLRVKLVTSVLSLVLTALLVISVSSAFFLRSYLVDQIDTDLRDYVVKLRDDVSKAQRLPVWDQPASVDAPLPTNYLVVVSYQDGPLGGPYYDDDRIATGELPRWPADWDGFAALQGEPKTVYARNGAPRWRMLYASLPTGDVIAVGQSLVDVDRAVSRLVWIDILVGIGVVTLLALAGAAIVRTNLRPLVEIEQTAAAIAAGDLSRRVPDPEPGAHVPQTELGRLSRTLNAMLTQIEAAFTARASSEWAARMAEASAREAAVAAQSSETRARRSEERMRQFVADASHELRTPLTTIRGFAELYRQGAAAASPQEAARLVRRIEDEAARMGLLVEDLLLLARLDRERPLDLAPVELPVLASDAVQAARAVDPQRRVELDIGPGAGRLVVLGDDARLRQVIGNLMTNAINHTPADTPVTLRLRATEPGFATVEVADEGPGLTPEQSERVFERFYRADAARTRSTERPTGTGLGLAIVAALVVAHSGTVEVHSEPGQGATFRVRLPLADTDLADTESIDDGES from the coding sequence GTGAACAGGCCGACGCTGGCAACCGCCCCGGTGACAGGCTGGCTGCGCGGCGTACCGCTGCGGGTCAAGCTGGTCACGTCGGTGCTCAGCCTGGTCCTCACCGCGCTGCTGGTGATCAGCGTGAGCAGCGCGTTCTTCCTGCGCAGCTACCTGGTCGACCAGATCGACACGGACCTGCGCGACTACGTCGTGAAGCTGCGCGACGACGTGAGCAAGGCGCAACGCCTGCCGGTGTGGGACCAGCCCGCCTCGGTCGACGCCCCGCTGCCGACCAACTACCTGGTGGTCGTCTCGTACCAGGACGGCCCGCTCGGCGGGCCCTACTACGACGACGACCGGATCGCCACCGGCGAGCTGCCGCGCTGGCCGGCCGACTGGGACGGCTTCGCCGCGCTGCAGGGCGAGCCGAAGACCGTGTACGCCCGCAACGGCGCCCCACGCTGGCGGATGCTCTACGCGTCGCTGCCCACCGGCGACGTCATCGCGGTCGGGCAGAGCCTCGTCGACGTCGACCGGGCGGTCAGCCGGCTGGTCTGGATCGACATCCTGGTCGGTATCGGAGTGGTGACGCTGCTGGCACTGGCCGGTGCCGCGATCGTACGGACCAACCTGCGGCCGCTGGTCGAGATCGAGCAGACCGCGGCGGCCATCGCCGCCGGTGACCTGAGCCGGCGGGTGCCCGACCCGGAGCCGGGCGCGCACGTGCCGCAGACCGAGCTGGGCCGACTGTCCCGCACGCTCAACGCGATGCTGACCCAGATCGAGGCGGCGTTCACCGCGCGGGCGAGTTCTGAGTGGGCGGCCCGGATGGCCGAGGCGTCGGCCCGGGAAGCCGCCGTCGCGGCCCAGTCCTCGGAGACCCGGGCCCGCCGGTCCGAGGAGCGGATGCGCCAGTTCGTCGCCGACGCCTCGCACGAGCTGCGTACCCCGTTGACCACCATCCGCGGCTTCGCCGAGCTGTACCGGCAGGGGGCCGCCGCCGCGTCGCCGCAGGAAGCGGCCCGGCTGGTCCGCCGGATCGAGGACGAGGCGGCCCGGATGGGTCTGCTGGTGGAGGACCTGCTGCTACTGGCCCGCCTCGACCGGGAACGCCCGTTGGATCTGGCGCCGGTCGAGCTGCCGGTGCTGGCCAGCGACGCGGTGCAGGCGGCCCGGGCGGTCGACCCGCAGCGCCGGGTGGAGCTGGACATCGGGCCCGGTGCCGGCCGGCTGGTGGTGCTGGGCGACGACGCCCGGCTGCGTCAGGTGATCGGCAACCTGATGACCAACGCGATCAACCACACCCCGGCCGACACGCCGGTCACGCTGCGGTTGCGGGCCACCGAGCCGGGGTTCGCCACGGTCGAGGTGGCCGACGAGGGGCCCGGTCTCACCCCGGAGCAGTCCGAACGGGTCTTCGAGCGGTTCTACCGGGCCGACGCCGCCCGTACCCGCAGCACGGAGCGGCCGACCGGCACCGGACTCGGGCTGGCGATCGTCGCCGCCCTCGTCGTCGCCCACTCGGGCACCGTCGAGGTGCACAGCGAGCCCGGCCAGGGTGCCACCTTCCGGGTCCGGCTTCCGCTGGCCGACACCGACCTCGCCGACACCGAATCCATCGACGATGGCGAATCATGA
- a CDS encoding ATP-binding cassette domain-containing protein: protein MSEDGRIVVSGLTKQYRNVRAVDDLSFTVEPGRVTGFLGPNGAGKTTTLRMMLNLVTPTSGHATVGGRRYADLTDPLRHVGAVLEASSAHKGRSGINHLRVICAAAGFPLRRAEETLGLVGLTPAAKRKFKGYSLGMRQRLGIAAAMLGDPKVLILDEPANGLDPEGIRWMRDLLKSFAAQGRTVLVSSHLLAEMQLLADDVVIIAAGRLVRHGPVAEVMASMSGAPTIRVRTPHGEKLTAALSRAEATVQTAPDGALLVVGVDAPTVGRTALAEGVELHELSTERPDLERVFLELTSAKAAIR, encoded by the coding sequence ATGTCGGAGGACGGACGCATCGTCGTCTCCGGGCTGACCAAGCAGTACCGCAACGTCCGCGCGGTCGACGATCTGTCGTTCACCGTGGAGCCGGGGCGGGTGACCGGTTTTCTCGGCCCGAACGGGGCCGGCAAGACGACCACCCTGCGGATGATGCTCAACCTGGTCACGCCGACCAGCGGTCATGCCACCGTGGGCGGGCGGCGGTACGCCGACCTGACCGATCCGCTGCGGCACGTCGGCGCGGTGCTGGAGGCGTCCAGCGCGCACAAGGGCCGCTCCGGTATCAACCATCTGCGGGTGATCTGCGCCGCCGCCGGGTTCCCGCTGCGCCGCGCCGAGGAGACGCTCGGCCTGGTCGGGTTGACGCCGGCCGCGAAGCGCAAGTTCAAGGGCTACTCGCTCGGCATGCGGCAACGGCTGGGGATCGCCGCGGCGATGCTGGGCGATCCGAAGGTGCTGATCCTCGACGAGCCGGCCAACGGCCTGGATCCCGAGGGGATCCGCTGGATGCGTGACCTGCTCAAGTCGTTCGCCGCGCAGGGCCGTACGGTGCTCGTCTCCAGCCACCTGCTGGCCGAGATGCAGTTGCTCGCCGACGACGTGGTGATCATCGCGGCTGGTCGGCTGGTCCGGCACGGTCCGGTCGCCGAGGTGATGGCCTCGATGTCCGGTGCCCCGACGATCCGGGTCCGCACGCCGCACGGCGAGAAGCTGACGGCGGCGTTGAGCCGGGCCGAGGCGACGGTGCAGACCGCGCCGGACGGTGCGCTGCTGGTCGTCGGGGTGGACGCGCCGACGGTCGGCCGGACCGCGCTGGCCGAGGGCGTCGAGCTGCACGAGTTGAGCACCGAACGACCCGACCTGGAACGGGTCTTCCTGGAACTGACCAGCGCGAAGGCGGCCATCCGATGA
- a CDS encoding GNAT family N-acyltransferase, with amino-acid sequence MAVLLTAATPARTSEYVVSVADDPDQVAAAQRLRRQVFAAEFGAGSDPRSGGVDADRDVDGFDEHCDHLIVRHGRTGAVVGTYRLLPPDRAARLGRWYADTEFDTRPLRLIGDHLVEAGRACVHPDHRGGAVINLIWAGIARYLRERDLRWLGGCASVPLHDGGASAHAVWRTVRDGHLAPPLLRVRPRRPWLAEPEPPPAPVLPRTGRVGMPPLLRGYLRLGAWVCGEPAYDPDFAVADLYVLLSLDRTDPRYLRHFLEL; translated from the coding sequence ATGGCCGTGTTGCTGACCGCCGCCACCCCAGCCAGGACCAGCGAGTATGTCGTCTCCGTCGCCGACGACCCCGATCAGGTCGCCGCCGCGCAACGACTGCGTCGCCAGGTGTTCGCCGCCGAGTTCGGTGCCGGTTCCGACCCCCGCTCCGGCGGGGTGGACGCCGACCGGGACGTGGACGGGTTCGACGAACACTGTGACCATCTGATCGTCCGGCACGGCCGGACCGGTGCCGTGGTCGGCACCTACCGGCTGCTGCCGCCGGACCGCGCCGCCCGGCTCGGCCGCTGGTACGCCGACACCGAGTTCGACACCAGACCGCTCCGGCTGATCGGTGACCACCTGGTGGAGGCCGGCCGGGCCTGCGTGCACCCCGACCACCGGGGCGGCGCGGTGATCAACCTGATCTGGGCCGGCATCGCCCGCTACCTGCGGGAACGTGACCTGCGCTGGCTGGGCGGCTGCGCCTCGGTGCCACTGCACGACGGCGGGGCGAGCGCCCACGCGGTCTGGCGCACGGTCCGGGACGGGCACCTGGCCCCGCCGCTGCTGCGGGTGCGGCCCCGCCGCCCCTGGCTCGCCGAACCCGAACCGCCACCCGCACCGGTCCTGCCGAGGACCGGTCGGGTCGGCATGCCGCCGTTGCTGCGCGGCTACCTGCGACTCGGTGCCTGGGTGTGCGGCGAACCCGCGTACGACCCCGACTTCGCGGTCGCTGACCTGTACGTGCTGCTGTCGCTGGACCGGACCGATCCCCGTTACCTGCGTCACTTCCTGGAGCTGTGA
- a CDS encoding DUF6104 family protein has product MYFTDRGIEELAQRRGEEEVAISWLAERLRDFVDLHPEFETPVERFATWLARLDDEDD; this is encoded by the coding sequence GTGTACTTCACCGACCGGGGCATCGAGGAACTGGCGCAGCGCCGCGGCGAGGAGGAGGTGGCCATCTCCTGGCTCGCCGAACGGCTGCGTGACTTCGTCGACCTGCACCCGGAGTTCGAGACCCCGGTGGAACGGTTCGCCACCTGGCTGGCCCGGCTCGACGACGAGGACGACTGA
- a CDS encoding ABC transporter permease subunit, translating to MNLVRSELLKITTTATWWVFGLIYLPLWAVTLLVNYVQTSVLSDPERFGPTTPENDEVLSAVSEAPALAANLYTNGQFFGLLVVMLLGVIVVTNEYFHQTATTTFLTSPRRTEVVLAKLAAASLLGFVFWLITTVVNLIAGALVLATFDIGPEFGSGAVWEAVGLNGLAYLLWAIFGVGFGVLIRSQLGATVSAILLYLGGYLGTAIILATLASRFGDWISDLQWLVPSIASQLMVAGTDLPDSPPRWTGALILIAYALLTGIVGTVITRRRDIS from the coding sequence ATGAACCTGGTACGCAGCGAGCTGCTCAAGATCACCACCACCGCCACCTGGTGGGTCTTCGGCCTGATCTACCTGCCGCTGTGGGCGGTCACCCTGCTGGTCAACTACGTGCAGACCAGCGTGCTGTCCGACCCGGAACGGTTCGGCCCGACGACGCCGGAGAACGACGAGGTGCTCAGCGCGGTCAGTGAGGCGCCGGCGCTGGCGGCCAACCTCTACACCAACGGCCAGTTCTTCGGGCTGCTGGTCGTGATGCTGCTCGGTGTGATCGTGGTGACCAACGAGTACTTCCATCAGACCGCGACCACGACCTTCCTGACCAGCCCTCGACGTACCGAGGTGGTGCTGGCGAAGCTGGCCGCCGCGTCGCTGCTCGGCTTCGTCTTCTGGCTGATCACCACGGTGGTCAACCTGATCGCCGGCGCGCTGGTGCTGGCCACCTTCGACATCGGTCCGGAGTTCGGCTCGGGCGCGGTCTGGGAGGCGGTCGGGCTCAACGGCCTGGCCTACCTGCTGTGGGCGATCTTCGGGGTCGGCTTCGGAGTGCTGATCCGCAGCCAGCTCGGGGCCACCGTCTCGGCGATCCTGCTCTACCTGGGTGGCTACCTCGGCACGGCGATCATCCTGGCCACGCTGGCGTCCCGGTTCGGCGACTGGATCAGTGACCTGCAGTGGTTGGTGCCCTCGATCGCGTCGCAGCTGATGGTCGCCGGCACCGACCTGCCGGACAGCCCACCCCGGTGGACCGGTGCGCTGATCCTGATCGCTTACGCGCTGTTGACCGGCATCGTCGGTACGGTGATCACCCGCCGTCGGGACATCTCCTGA